The Thermogemmatispora onikobensis genomic sequence TGCCACCTTCATCCTCCTCGCCCCCGCCGTTGCCGACGAGGGGAATGCGACGCTCCTGGGCAAAGAAGAAGGCAAAGGGGCCGTTGGCTGGCAGGGCCAGCGCTTCAGCAGGAAGGGGCAGCTGTCTGGAGGCTTCAAGTGGTCGTTTCAGCATCCTGGATTTGCCTGCCTTTCGTCTCGTTGCCGCTCCGGCACGAGTACACGAATGCCTACGCAGTACCCAGTACCAGTCAGCCGGTGCATTCTGACCAGCCAGCCGACTGCCCCGTCCCGGTGGAACAGGGCAAGGATGGCCTGGCTCGCTCCGCGAGGTACCGGGCTGGTCAACTTACTATGTTTCCTGCATTCTATTGTAGCATAACGGCAGGGACGTTCTTTCGCACCCGAAGCCTGATATAGAGCCACATTATGAAGCAAGCTCTATTTCCGAGATTGGATAAGAAGTGTGCCAGAAATTCACACTGGACAGGCAGAGAGCTAGGGATGAGGCGTACGCAGGACGACCCGCTCAGGGGAGGCACATTGACAGCAGAGGAGTGTGATCCAACTATAATCAAGGTCACAACCACGCGCAGGCCTGGTTTTCTCTTCGAGACTGTGCACATCACCCGGAGTCCAAGGGCCGGCTCAGAAGAGAGAAAGAGAGATCCGCCCGATAGCAATACCAACTATCAAAGGCACTGAGGATATGGCAGCGATTGAACAGCAGTTTCCCTCGGAGCAGCTGAGTCTCCTGGCCGAACTGGAGAGTTGGCGCAAGGAGATCAACCGCCCGACTTACCACATGCACAAATGGTGGGCCACACGGTTGGGATCGGTTTTCCGCGCCATCTTGATCGGCGCTTTGAGCGAGGACGAACAAGATATCTGGGAAAGCTTCTATCAAGCGCTGCGTTTCCCCGGCAAGGTGGTCTTTGACCCTTTCATGGGAGCGGGAACGATCGTCGGCGAAGCGCTCAAGCTTGGCTGCTACGCCATTGGGGCTGACATCAATCCTGTCAGTGTTTTCCAGGTGCGCAAAGCTCTTGAGCCAGTCTCTCATGAGGAGCTGCTCGCCGCCTTCGAGCGGGTAGCAGCCAAAGTAGTGCAGCCGATCGGCCAGCTCTACCAAACCAGAGATCCAGAGAGCAAGCTTCCTCTTCCTCTCCTCTACGCCTTCTGGGTTATGAGCGTCCCCTGTCCTGCCTGTGGCACTCCGGTGCACCTCTTCGATACCACGATTTTCGCCAGGCACGCCTACCCGCAGCGCGTTCCCACCTGCCAATCTGTTTGTCTGGACTGCGGAACGATCAATGAGATCCGTTACGATGCCAGCCTTGTCCGCTGTCGTGGTTGCCAAACAAACTATGATCCTCACCGAGGGCCGGCGCGACATAGCCAGGCCACGTGCCCCTCTTGCCAGCACACCTTTGTGATTGTGCAGGCCCTGGCGCAAGAAGGTCGCCCTCCAGGTTACTACCTCTATGCCCTGCTGGCCCTGCGCCCAGATGGCAGCAAGGTCTATCTGCCCGCCACTGAGGACGATCGGCGACAGGTCGCGCTCGCAGGGGAACGACTGCGCTCACACTCAGGCCCCCTTCCAGCAACGCCTATTTTGGCGGGCCACAATACTGATCAGATCCGACGCTATCAGTTCACCTCATGGCGACAGCTCTTCAATGAGCGACAGCTGTACTGCCTCTCGCTGCTCCTTGAGGCGATCCTCGCAGAGCCTGATGAGGCTTGCCGTGAACTGCTGCTGTTGCTGTTCTCCGGCACCCTTGAATTCAACAATATGCTGTGCTCCTATAAGGGGGAGGGCACAGGAGCGGTGCGCCATCTGTTCTACCATCATATTCTGAAGCCAGAACGGATGGCCCTTGAAAATTCGGTGTGGGGCACACCGAAAAGCTCTGGCTGCTTCTCTACGCTGTTCCACTCGCGGCTGCTTCCCGCCCTGCGCTACCGCCAGCGCCCCTTCGAGCTGGCGCTGACTGAGGAAAAAGGGCGGCTGACAGGAAAAAAGATCTATGGTTTGAGCGCCTCGCCCGTAACCCCTCTTGCTTCCCACTTCACTGAGCTGAGCGAGCAGCGGCGCGCCCTCCTGCTGTGCACCGACTCCGCTCAGGTTCCTTTGCCCGATGGCTCCGTGGATGCCATCATTACCGACCCCCCTTATTTCGACTTCGTCCACTACTCCGAGCTGGCGGATTTTTTCTACGCCTGGCTGCGTCCAGCTCTGCGAGAGCGCTATCCCGAGTTCGCTCCCGAGACCACACGCTCGCCATACGAGGTGCAGCAGCGGCAAGCCGAGGCGTTTTCCGCAGCGCTCTGCCGCGTGTTTCGCGAATGTCGGCGCGTGCTCAAAGCAGAGGGTTTGCTCGTCTTTAGCTTCCACCACTCGCGTACGGAGGGCTGGGCTGCCGTCGGCGAGGCCCTCCTGCAAGCCGGTCTGGCTATCGCGGCAGTTCACCCAATCAAGGCCGAGCTGGCTCTGGCAACCCCGAAAAGTCAGACACGCTCTCCCATCAACTACGATGCCATCCTGGTCTGTAAGCATCAGGCCGCCAGGAGAGAGCCGCTCTCTTGCGCAGAGGCCCTGGCCACGGTGGTGCAAGAGACAGTCGCGCGCCTGCGTTCCTTGCAGATGGCCGCCGGTCAGCAGCTGCCCGCCCTCTCACGCAACGATTGCTTTGTCCTGGCTCAAGCCCAGGCGCTGCGCCTCTTTTCGCGCTTTCGCTGCCTGCTGAGAACAACCCCAGCCCCGGCAGAGCCGGAGGTTTCGCTAGAGGTGAGCCTGGCGACTTTCCTTGAGTTGGTGGCCCAAGAGGTCGAGTCAATCTGGCAGCAGGTCAGCGCCAGCGGGCCAGCCACCGCCACAGCCTGCACGCCCTCTCTTACCCCCGCTACAGCAAATTCATCTGCGGCTGGTCAACCTTGCTCGTCCCGCTCCTCCCTTCTACGGACGGGTGCCCAGCCGCAGCCACTTCCCTGGTCTCTCCAGGAGATTTTCGACAGTCTGGACGGTAAAGCGGGAAATTCCTGACCCCGAACTGATATCAAACGGGGTTCTCGTTCGTTCTATATATAGACCCGAAAGGAAGCGGGGGTGGCCGCGAGCAAGCAGATCCACCTCGACGAGCAGCTTGTAGCGCTACCCGTTTCCTGTGCAGCCTTCTCCCCATGAGGTTGCACCCGCCCTTTCAGGGATCTCCCGGTAGCAGAAGCTCCTGGGTAATAAGGGGGAGACGAGCTGGCACCCCGTCTTCCCCTTATTCTTTTGCCCGGCCCTGGCTTTCCCTCCCCTGTCGACCACCAGGCACCAGACACGCCGCCTCGCCACCATCATCCTCCCCCTCTCTACCCTCCTGGTTTTACCGCTCTAAAAGTTCACTTTTCACAAAACAAAAGAGCAATTGTGCAAGAAGTATCAGGTGCCAGCCATGCGCGATCTCTTCCCTTCAATGACGCCGTACGCTATACTCTCTGCGAGGCGATGAGCCGCAGCCTTTCTCGATCGCTCCCTTCATCGAGAGAGAAACCAGGTCTCGATTCACTGATGCAGCAGTGAGCGAGCAAACGAGCGAGACAGCACAGCGACTCATCCGCAACAACTCATGACCCGATCGAACAAAGGAGGCCATGATGCCATTTTGGGGTCTATTGCGTCGCAAGCAGCGTACGACGGCGGCCCATGCTCCCCTCTCTCCGGCGCAGGCGCAGTCTGAGCCGCCGTCGGAGCAGGAGCGCGTCGCCCGGCTCCAGCGCCGCTATCTAGAAGACGTCCCCTACCTGCTGCCTAAGGATGAGGCAGAGATCGATCGTCTCAACTTTCAGCACTATGCCCTGATGAGCGTCCAGAAGGTCCACATCGTCGTACCCCTGGAAAACTATCCCCAGGCCATCCTCGATGTCGGCTGCGGCACCGGCCTCTGGGCGCGCGAAGTCGGCCATCGCTTTCCCAGTTGCCGCGTCGTGGGGGTGGATGTAGAGCCACCGGAGCGACTGCCCACCACGCCAGTCAACGTGCAGTTTCTCTACAGCGATGTGCTCAAGGGGCTGCCCTTTGACGACAACTCGTTCGATCTGGTGCATCAGCGCTTGCTGATCTCGGCCATCCCCGTGCGCTCGTGGCCGGCGGTGGTGCGCGAGCTGGTGCGCGTGACCAGACCGGGCGGCTGGCTACAGCTCACCGAGACCGGCGGCTACTATCATCGTCCAGGCCCGCTCTCGCTGCGGGTTAGCGCTCTCCTGGACCGCGCCTTTGAGCGCTGGGGCTTTGATCCCTATATTGCCGAGCATTTGCCGATGTACCTGCAACAGGCCGGGGTGGTCGAAGTAGAGAAGTATGTCTACAGCGTTGTCTTGGGCGAAGGAGGTGGCCAGGGTGGGCGCCTCCTGCAGAAGGACCTGCTGGCGCTGCTCCATGCGTTGAGTGAGCGTATGGCCTCTCTCATCGCGCGCGAGGAGTGGCAACGGATGCTTGAGGCTCTTCCGGCTGAGTGGGCCGCCTCTCAGACCGCTTTCCAGTTCCATGTGACCGTCGGTCGCAAGCCGCCGGCTTTTTAACAGCGGCTGCTGCGCAATGCCCTGGTCCAGTCCGAGGGGAAAGAACTGGGGGCACACGCCTGGCCTGGTCTGGCTCCGCTTCACCCTCTTTCCCCTCCCACACAGCTTCATGCATCCTGCACAAAACCCTCGTCTCCTTATGCGTTAAATTGGCCATAGATTCCCCTGTGCTTGGGCATTATACTGATCTGCAGAGGCCGCAAAGAGGCGACTTCTGTGCACTTTATATGAAGCCACGCGAAGCGCTTCCCCTCCGGTGGCTCGCGGTAACCAGGGATGGTGCGAGCTGGTGCGGCGTCGCGTCGAGACTCCACTCATAGGCGAGGTCGCTGCTTCTGTCCGCTGCCGCTCTGACGGCGCGGCACCTGCGAGGCTGCGGGCCGTGCGCTGCACCGCGCGCGCAGCGCTCTCCGGGCGCCCAGGTCGTTAGCCAGTTGGTCGATTGGTCAGATTACCCAGCCATCGCTCTGGCTTGTTGATCGCGCGCCCGCTGTCGACCCGTTATGTCAGCTGCCAGCAGATGAGGAGGCTTCTGCGCATGCTTGAAGAAACGGAAGCAACACCAGTCGCCGCTACCGCTCTCTCCACCACTGATCAACCGAAGCGTCGCTTCAATTTGTTAGTGAACAATCCAGTCCTGGAGGACTATTCGCTGCGCTATGCACCACGCTCCTTCCGTAAGTGGGGAACGCTGGCGGTGGCGAGCGCTGCACTGGGAGGGATCGCTTACCTGGCCGACTTTGCCATCGGGGCCGACATTATTATCGCCCACGGCTTCAGTAACGCGGTGGCCGCTATCTTGCTGGCCGCTGTGGTGATTTTCTTGACGGGCATCCCGATCGCTTATTATTCGGCTCGCTATAACATCGATATGGATCTGCTGACGCGCGGGGCCGGTTTCGGCTATCTTGGCTCAACCCTGACGTCGCTGATCTATGCGAGCTTTACCTTTATCTTTTTCGCCCTGGAAGGCTCGATTATGGCCCAGGCCCTCCATCTCTACACGGGCCTGCCGCTGCCGTGGGCCTACCTGGTGTGCGCGCTGCTGATTATTCCGCTGGTGGTCTTCGGCATGACTTTGCTGGCGAAGCTGCAGACCTGGACGCAGCCGCTGTGGCTGGTGCTCTATGTGCTGCCCTTCCTGGCGATCCTATGGAAGGACCCCGGCGCCTTTGCAAGCTGGACGCACTTCGGCGGACTCTCCCCAACGGGGGCGAGCCTGGTGCCGCTGGAAGTGGGAGCTGGCGCCGGCGTGGCGCTCTCGTTGATTGCCCAGATCGGGGAGCAGGCCGATTATCTGCGCTTTATGCCCGACAAGACGCGCGAGAATAGTGGTCGTTGGTGGCTGGCCGTGTTGAGCGCTGGCCCGGGCTGGGTGATCCTGGGGGCGTTGAAGCAGCTGGCCGGGGCCTTTCTGGCCTTCTATATCTTCGCCGAGGTGGGGGCCCAACTGGCCGATCAGCCGATTCAGCAGCTGCTGAAGGGCTTCAGTGTGCTGATCCCCAATCCGTGGCTGGCGCTGACG encodes the following:
- a CDS encoding class I SAM-dependent methyltransferase, which codes for MMPFWGLLRRKQRTTAAHAPLSPAQAQSEPPSEQERVARLQRRYLEDVPYLLPKDEAEIDRLNFQHYALMSVQKVHIVVPLENYPQAILDVGCGTGLWAREVGHRFPSCRVVGVDVEPPERLPTTPVNVQFLYSDVLKGLPFDDNSFDLVHQRLLISAIPVRSWPAVVRELVRVTRPGGWLQLTETGGYYHRPGPLSLRVSALLDRAFERWGFDPYIAEHLPMYLQQAGVVEVEKYVYSVVLGEGGGQGGRLLQKDLLALLHALSERMASLIAREEWQRMLEALPAEWAASQTAFQFHVTVGRKPPAF